A genomic window from Sphingobacterium spiritivorum includes:
- a CDS encoding FKBP-type peptidyl-prolyl cis-trans isomerase, protein MKKSILLLSAVALLSTACQNFKKGDGGLEYKIVKDNGGDKAKAGDLLSVDMVITSDRDSVLNSTYELGLPQIVNIAPDSIPGLYKGDYNSMFKFLGEGDSAVFRLNVDTMAAKMSQPKVEFADKFVTFTIKVRKHFKKGNLTDSALYAQINKYFEGELEGLKKSEESKIAGYIKSNKLEPKKSASGLQYVIKDQGKGVKPAIGDTVVVNYTGSLTSGKVFDTNNAEAAKKNKLHNAMRQYEPIRFRIGHDPVIQGWTEGLQLLNKGGKATFIVPSQLGYGERGGGGAIPPYAPLIFEVELVDVVPGPKTEPAPAQAAPVNVAPTAQAAPKTK, encoded by the coding sequence ATGAAGAAATCAATTCTATTATTATCAGCAGTTGCATTATTATCAACTGCTTGCCAGAACTTTAAAAAAGGTGACGGTGGTCTTGAATACAAAATAGTAAAAGACAACGGTGGCGACAAAGCCAAAGCAGGTGATTTGTTATCTGTAGATATGGTCATTACTTCTGACAGAGACTCTGTATTAAACAGTACGTACGAATTAGGTTTACCGCAAATCGTAAATATTGCACCAGATAGTATCCCTGGACTTTACAAAGGAGATTACAACTCTATGTTCAAATTCTTAGGAGAAGGTGACAGTGCGGTATTCCGTCTGAATGTAGATACTATGGCAGCTAAAATGAGCCAGCCTAAAGTTGAATTTGCAGATAAATTTGTAACCTTTACAATCAAAGTCAGAAAGCATTTCAAAAAAGGTAACCTGACTGATTCTGCTCTTTACGCACAAATCAACAAATACTTTGAAGGTGAATTAGAAGGTTTGAAAAAATCTGAGGAAAGCAAAATTGCAGGATACATCAAATCTAACAAATTAGAGCCTAAGAAATCTGCTTCCGGTCTTCAGTACGTTATCAAAGATCAGGGTAAAGGTGTTAAACCTGCTATAGGTGATACTGTAGTTGTAAACTACACAGGATCCCTGACTTCAGGAAAAGTATTTGATACAAACAATGCTGAAGCGGCTAAAAAGAACAAACTTCACAACGCAATGCGTCAATACGAACCTATCCGTTTCCGTATTGGTCATGATCCTGTAATCCAGGGTTGGACAGAAGGATTGCAGTTATTAAACAAAGGTGGTAAAGCTACTTTCATCGTTCCTTCACAATTAGGATATGGCGAGCGTGGTGGTGGCGGTGCTATTCCTCCATATGCTCCTTTGATTTTTGAAGTAGAGCTAGTGGATGTTGTACCGGGACCTAAAACAGAACCGGCACCTGCACAGGC